The following proteins are co-located in the Deinococcus metallilatus genome:
- a CDS encoding DMT family transporter: MTAAPPPTPTQARQALAGVVLTVCLWGGNVVLLKALLLWGHLNAETINLGRFLVAGAVLVGLSVRANGWPRWDARTWGQVALVGLLGNTLFQTFFLRAIGANPAGVAGLINGIVPVLVVPLGLLLGQRASGRQIGGVALAFAGLLVLLAVTLHPGTAVTPGGFAWVLAAAGTWALYTLWNRPLTERLGAVPFVAFSLALGCLPYVLWALPHLAPLPTVPLWGWGGIVLSALGANVVAYVGWANGARVLGAARTSVWNTVAPAVALLLSAGVLHERLPPGVWLGALVILAGAALANWPGRTPAGQRSRRPQPE; this comes from the coding sequence ATGACGGCCGCGCCCCCTCCCACCCCCACCCAGGCGAGGCAGGCCCTGGCCGGGGTCGTGCTGACCGTGTGCCTGTGGGGCGGGAACGTGGTGCTGCTCAAGGCGCTGCTGCTGTGGGGCCACCTCAACGCGGAGACGATCAACCTGGGCCGCTTCCTGGTGGCCGGGGCCGTGCTGGTCGGGCTGAGCGTCCGGGCGAACGGCTGGCCCCGCTGGGACGCGCGGACCTGGGGACAGGTGGCGCTGGTGGGCCTGCTGGGCAACACGCTGTTCCAGACGTTCTTTCTGCGGGCCATTGGGGCCAACCCGGCGGGCGTAGCGGGCCTGATCAACGGCATCGTGCCCGTGCTGGTCGTGCCGCTGGGGCTGCTGCTGGGGCAGCGGGCCTCGGGGCGGCAGATCGGCGGGGTGGCGCTGGCCTTCGCGGGCCTGCTGGTTCTGCTGGCGGTGACGCTGCACCCCGGAACGGCCGTCACGCCCGGGGGCTTCGCCTGGGTCCTGGCGGCGGCGGGCACCTGGGCGCTGTACACCCTCTGGAACCGACCTCTCACCGAGCGGCTGGGCGCGGTCCCGTTCGTGGCCTTCAGCCTCGCCCTCGGATGCCTTCCCTATGTGCTGTGGGCGCTCCCACATCTCGCGCCGCTGCCCACGGTGCCGCTGTGGGGCTGGGGCGGGATCGTCCTCAGCGCGCTGGGCGCGAACGTGGTCGCCTACGTGGGGTGGGCGAACGGCGCGCGGGTGCTGGGGGCCGCGCGCACCAGCGTGTGGAACACGGTCGCTCCCGCCGTCGCCCTGCTGCTGAGCGCGGGCGTGCTGCACGAGCGCCTGCCTCCCGGCGTGTGGCTGGGCGCGCTGGTGATCCTGGCCGGAGCCGCGCTGGCCAACTGGCCCGGCCGGACCCCGGCGGGGCAGCGCAGCCGCAGGCCCCAGCCGGAGTAG
- a CDS encoding pyridoxamine 5'-phosphate oxidase family protein has protein sequence MNQNNEQPTREEAIKTLSHLIKDVKFAMLTVTTDQGHLKAHPMTTQQTEFDGDVWFIGGKDTEQVQCMRARPQVNVSYADPGKNNYVSVSGTAQLVEDRAKLEELWSDFYKAYFPQGIDDPSIQLIKISAQGAEYWEGSGKMKALFQMARAAVTGKPATDMGNNDTINL, from the coding sequence ATGAATCAGAACAATGAGCAACCCACCCGCGAGGAAGCGATCAAGACACTCTCACATCTGATCAAGGACGTGAAGTTCGCCATGCTGACGGTCACGACGGACCAGGGGCACCTCAAGGCGCACCCGATGACCACCCAGCAGACCGAGTTCGACGGGGACGTGTGGTTCATCGGCGGCAAGGACACCGAGCAGGTGCAGTGCATGCGTGCCCGCCCCCAGGTCAACGTCAGTTACGCCGACCCCGGCAAGAACAACTACGTGAGCGTGAGCGGGACCGCGCAGCTCGTCGAGGACCGCGCCAAGCTGGAAGAACTCTGGAGCGACTTCTACAAGGCCTACTTCCCCCAGGGCATCGACGACCCCAGCATCCAGCTCATCAAGATCAGCGCCCAGGGAGCCGAATACTGGGAGGGCAGCGGAAAGATGAAGGCCCTGTTCCAGATGGCGCGCGCGGCGGTGACCGGCAAGCCCGCGACCGACATGGGCAACAACGACACGATCAACCTCTGA
- a CDS encoding MFS transporter, with protein sequence MTTLSSAAPRVSPWVLSAFWFGTAFHWLLLLLILMPHDVVRFVGEGQKGTYLGVLTAVGAVMALVLPPLIGARSDRSGRRLPYIRLGVGVNLVGLAVMALAASALAGMGGFWVYVLGFLLVQFGNNYATAPYSALIPQLVPPEQRGRYSGVMGLLQAVGQLLGALTAFAVGLLKLPVLVSFALIALVLLVPALITLRGVREEGGAAVQAPRGPTLTWQQLFAYQPFLWVFVTRVLFALGQYSVQPFLQYYNADVLKQRDATTSTSIMLLCIIVGSIVSALIGGRISDRVGRKPVIYVAGTAMALAALLLLVAPSYPVALALAVFFGLGFGAFTSVDWALGSDAMPSASSYARDMGIWHVAFVAPQLSSAPQGALLDWGNAQGGNLGYTLVFGIAALFFLLGVILVRNVPEVVGRRPLTQPDGNL encoded by the coding sequence ATGACGACCCTCTCCTCTGCGGCCCCGCGTGTCAGCCCGTGGGTCCTGTCTGCCTTCTGGTTCGGCACGGCCTTTCACTGGCTGCTGCTGCTGCTGATCCTGATGCCCCACGACGTCGTGCGCTTCGTGGGTGAGGGGCAAAAGGGAACGTATCTGGGGGTGCTGACGGCGGTGGGCGCGGTGATGGCGCTGGTGCTCCCGCCCCTGATCGGCGCACGCAGCGACCGCAGCGGGCGGCGGCTGCCCTACATCCGCCTGGGCGTGGGGGTGAATCTGGTCGGCCTGGCCGTGATGGCCCTCGCCGCCTCGGCGCTGGCGGGGATGGGCGGCTTCTGGGTATACGTGCTGGGGTTCCTGCTGGTGCAGTTCGGGAACAACTACGCGACGGCGCCCTACAGCGCCTTGATTCCTCAACTCGTGCCGCCGGAACAGCGCGGACGCTACAGCGGCGTGATGGGGCTGCTCCAGGCGGTCGGGCAACTGCTGGGGGCACTGACGGCCTTCGCGGTCGGGCTGCTGAAGCTGCCGGTGCTGGTGTCGTTCGCGCTGATCGCCCTGGTGCTGCTGGTTCCGGCGCTGATCACCCTGCGCGGGGTGCGGGAAGAAGGGGGAGCGGCGGTGCAGGCGCCCCGCGGCCCCACCCTCACGTGGCAGCAACTGTTCGCGTATCAGCCCTTCCTGTGGGTGTTCGTGACGCGCGTGCTGTTTGCGCTGGGGCAGTACAGCGTGCAGCCTTTCCTCCAGTACTACAACGCCGACGTGCTCAAGCAACGGGACGCGACGACCAGCACCAGCATCATGCTGCTCTGCATCATCGTGGGCAGCATCGTCTCGGCACTGATCGGCGGACGGATCAGCGACCGGGTGGGCCGCAAACCCGTCATTTACGTGGCGGGCACGGCGATGGCGCTGGCGGCGCTGCTGCTGCTGGTCGCGCCGAGTTATCCGGTCGCGCTCGCGCTGGCGGTGTTCTTCGGGCTGGGCTTCGGCGCCTTTACCAGCGTGGACTGGGCGCTGGGCAGCGACGCGATGCCGAGCGCGAGCAGCTATGCCCGCGACATGGGCATCTGGCACGTGGCCTTTGTGGCGCCGCAGCTCTCCAGTGCCCCGCAGGGCGCGCTGCTGGACTGGGGGAACGCACAGGGGGGCAACCTGGGCTACACGCTGGTCTTCGGGATCGCGGCGCTGTTCTTCCTGCTCGGCGTGATCCTGGTCCGGAACGTGCCGGAGGTGGTCGGAAGGCGTCCCCTCACGCAACCTGACGGGAACCTTTAG
- a CDS encoding MarR family transcriptional regulator, translating to MTAPLAAILNAVAGEPRTPAELARTLGSSEAALSGMLRTLQASGYVQEAAPQTDGCACGPCALKSMCRNVNGEAAPLHLLRLTARGEAYLKRGR from the coding sequence GTGACCGCTCCGCTGGCCGCCATTCTGAACGCGGTGGCGGGCGAGCCACGCACCCCCGCCGAACTGGCCCGCACGCTGGGGAGCAGCGAGGCGGCGCTCTCGGGGATGCTGCGCACCTTGCAGGCCAGCGGCTACGTGCAGGAGGCCGCGCCGCAGACGGACGGCTGCGCCTGCGGTCCCTGCGCCCTGAAAAGCATGTGCCGCAACGTGAACGGCGAGGCCGCGCCGCTGCATCTGCTGAGGCTGACAGCCCGGGGCGAGGCGTACCTGAAGCGGGGGCGCTGA